One genomic window of Lytechinus variegatus isolate NC3 chromosome 1, Lvar_3.0, whole genome shotgun sequence includes the following:
- the LOC121407035 gene encoding monocarboxylate transporter 12-like — protein sequence MAPRTRSSRERIDDDDTPSDPYRHLVLLGTFFFLFLEAGITKAFGVLLTPMVFQLDSNFATVAVIFSLPWTVAHIGAVVVKPLASNIGLTKISTAGGLIAGVAITTSSFAHTTSALGSLFFLFGIGQCMILVPAIICLHGHFKGDFAFASSFVFMGSLTGILILPILTNVLLEAYGPHQALLCLGGLCLNMLPFGLVLKLPEERQKRPPAPACEHLLEVMGTDSLTNKDFALDKNVNQTSQCHNLPQNTEYSSILKNKSTDANADIDRYLVGIRRRFLRLLSDLKTFLQEAKFFMAFILPCDTLAAFTLISWTIFIVPFAISVGIPESKAVFVGTMGGVGGLVARMLSTVILYFHPTWVSGQYILFCSLTSLMFFIQPLGTAYSYILVCSFFLGFGLYGSVCLIEALIANVVKKDVFPAAISISYLCKGVSAVLTAYITGMSILRFFLLHHPMIR from the exons ATGGCGCCAAGAACGCGTTCCAGTCGAGAACGGATTGATGATGACGACACACCATCAGATCCATATCGTCATCTCGTGTTGTTGGGAACATTTTTCTTCCTGTTTCTTGAAGCTGGTATTACCAAAGCGTTTGGAGTTCTACTCACACCCATGGTTTTCCAGCTAGACAGCAATTTTGCAACTGTTGCCGTCATATTTTCTTTACCGTGGACAGTGGCACACATTGGCG CGGTAGTTGTGAAGCCACTGGCCAGCAATATTGGTCTAACCAAGATTTCAACAGCTGGGGGGTTGATAGCTGGAGTTGCCATAACAACGTCATCCTTCGCACATACAACCTCGGCTCTAGGAAGCCTCTTCTTTCTATTCG GTATTGGTCAGTGTATGATATTAGTTCCAGCAATCATCTGTTTACATGGTCACTTTAAAGGAGATTTTGCATTCGCCAGCTCCTTTGTCTTTATGGGTTCCCTGACAGGAATTCTCATCTTGCCCATCCTAACTAATGTCTTGCTCGAAGCCTACGGACCACACCAAGCCCTTCTCTGCTTAGGTGGCCTTTGCCTTAACATGTTACCTTTCGGTCTTGTCTTAAAATTGCCAGAGGAAAGGCAAAAGAGACCACCTGCGCCAGCATGTGAACATCTCTTGGAGGTCATGGGTACCGATTCTTTAACTAACAAAGATTTTGCTCTGgataaaaatgtaaatcaaaCCAGCCAATGTCACAATCTGCCTCAAAACACTGAATATTCCTCCATCCTCAAAAATAAGAGCACAGATGCAAATGCTGACATCGATCGGTATCTCGTCGGCATACGAAGACGATTCTTGAGACTGCTGTCAGATCTAAAGACATTCCTTCAAGAAGCAAAGTTTTTCATGGCTTTCATTTTGCCATGCGACACCCTGGCTGCATTTACTCTCATAAGCTGGACTATTTTCATCGTACCCTTTGCAATCTCTGTCGGAATCCCTGAATCCAAAGCAGTCTTCGTGGGAACTATGGGAGGTGTCGGAGGCCTGGTTGCGAGAATGTTGAGCACTGTCATCTTGTATTTTCATCCGACCTGGGTGTCTGGTCAATACATTCTGTTTTGCTCTTTGACATCTCTGATGTTCTTCATTCAGCCCTTGGGGACGGCTTACTCCTACATCCTTGTCTGTTCCTTCTTCTTGGGCTTCGGTCTTTATGGCAGTGTCTGTCTAATTGAAGCATTGATTGCCAACGTCGTCAAGAAAGATGTGTTTCCCGCCGCGATTTCTATCTCGTATCTTTGCAAAGGCGTCAGTGCAGTCCTAACTGCTTACATTACTGGTATGtcaattttaagattttttttactacatCATCCGATGATACGGTAA